The Peromyscus maniculatus bairdii isolate BWxNUB_F1_BW_parent chromosome 3, HU_Pman_BW_mat_3.1, whole genome shotgun sequence genome segment tctctgaccccagataaatttattagagtacacaatattttgggaaacacaataccaccacacagagctaagaggttttttttttttttttttttttttttttttttttttttttttttttaagtgtatagtCTACTATTCTTCTATTTGAATCTGGTCAAGTCTCTGCATCATTGGCCAAACCTGTAATTCTTTTTGAGAGAGACTATGCTGCTAATCACAGACACTATGACTTGAAACAGTAAAGCTCTCTTTCCTACTTTGAAAACATGGCCATCATAGGTAAGCAATGGCTCTTCTCCAAATAGCTTTCAATTTCACACCCGAGCTGGTAAAGCAGCCAATGTCTAGACCACAACTGGATCTTGTCacggagggagaagagaagagagaatagcACACGGGGGCCAACAGTGCTACAAGACAGGAGCTATTTCTCACCTTTCCTTTACTGCTAAAGGAAGTCATCTTATCAAACCTGATGATAATGCGGCAATGAAATGACCTCTCTCCCTAAGGCCCGGCAAGAGGAATTTGAAAATGATATAATCTAGCACACACCAAAGCCCTGCTTCTGAAACTCACATTGAATTTTGCAATGCCTCTTCTACAATGGCTTTTCTAAACTGTCACCTCTATTGTCTCCAGCCCTACCTAACATACAGATCACTACTCTTTCCTCTAACtttaatatgtaaaatttaaacattttgacCTGTTAGTTATTGTTTACTGAAACTTATATTGTGCGATTCTGCCTGTTAACATTTCAAATATGGACCTGGCTGGCGATATTATTGTTATGTCTAGGAACTAGGCCagtggtataaaaaaaaaagtgaactgcTAGACTTTACTTTCTTTTGAATTATGGTATTTCTGTATATCTACTTACTTTTTATTACTGATATTTTTCACTCCAGATGAAATATTCAATAAAAGGTCTCCCCAtcttgtaatttctttttctgcCAGCCTGGCTATACTCACTACTGTAGTTCCCTTGTTACACTTGAGTACTTTCTGTACTGATTTTTAGCATAATCATACTCTTTACCACAGTATATAAAGTTTAGCAAGATTGCCATCCCTCAGTGgtctcatttttctctccttctttgttATACATGGACTGTGacgatattttgtttgtgctctaacaaataaagcttgcctggagatcagagggcagagctagccattagttaaccatagaggccaggcagtggtggctcacgccttttatcccagcactttggaggaggaagcaggaagatcaggagttcaaggccaccctgggctacatgagattgatctaGTCTAAacgagaaacagagccaggcagtggagctcaggcctttaatcccagcactagggaggtgagacaggaatataaggcaggtagagacaggatcttgggtCCCTTCGGTCTGAGGATTCAGCAGAGGTTAagaagtctccagtggcagctcctttacttctctgatctttcagcttttaccctgctatctgactctgggtttttattattaagaccagttagaatCCGTGGTACAACGGACCAGTCACACAACCTTCCTTTGAgtattttttctgttgctgttttttatAATCTCTGGGCAATTTGGTTTAACTAGAGTGTTCTTCCCTAGATCGTCAActgattgccttttcttttcatttaggtTTCAACTCGGATATCCTCAAAATCTTTGCTTGCCCACTCTAGCTAAAGTAACCTTCCCTCCACCTCGCTCATGTCAgttttcactcttactctatTTTAGTGGCCTATCTGCAGTTCTCTAAAGTTATCTTATCTGTTCATCACCTGTCTTTCTTAGTCAACCTGGTAGGTCTGTTAGGTCACAATACTTTTTTCTCCATTGCTAAATTCCTAGAAGCTAAGTGATGTTCATGGAGGCATATGTCTGTGATGCCAGCTCTTGGAAGGCTAAGGCAATCGTCAGAGGCcagccaaaacaaaagaaaagcgaAAGCAACAGTTCTGGTATAGAGTAGGTACTCAGCGAAAGTTTTCTGAATAAGTgacaaaaaaagtaagaaagaaaacaacgCCAGCCTTTCCACTGATAACCTTCATCCTTGTTTCCCTCCTCTCTGGTTCTATCCAAACAAGCATTTCATGCTGGAATTTCTCAGTTGGATGCTCGGAGTCTTTTTTCACTCCATCTCCTAAACTATTCTAGCTAGTCACACAGCttatttcccatttaaaaaaataataattcctaCTGTAGATTctacatatatattctttaatataatataaataacattattcCAGTAATTGATATGGATATTCTCACAGCTAGTCACCACTTAACTTctgatattcttttctttttctttggtttttcaagacagggtttctctgtgtagcagccctggctgtcctggaactcgctttgtagaccaggctggccttgaactcaaagagatctgcctgcctctgcctctcttgagtgctgggattaaaggtgtgtgataccaTGCCTGGATCTTAGATTATTCTTAACCTTTCTCCTCACTCACCTATATCCATCAAACCATCAGGTCTTGTTGGTACTACATATTTTCTCTGGGATTTTTGCCCCCTCCCCGCCCAATCATTACATTCCCTCCCTTAGGACTATTGCAATAGCCCCTTTTATATCGCCCCCCTTGAGTGCGCGcgctcgtgtacacacacacacacacacacacacacacacacacacacacacacacacacacaacctctcctctctttcatgtTTGGCCCCTCTACACTATTCGTCATAGCCAAAGGATTTCTTTTCAACCTCAGAATCTTCTTGGTGAGCTTCCTAAACTCCTGAGCATAAAGCCCCGTGTAAGTGGTCTGTGGCTGGGCTGTGGCCCCTACTTTGCCTTCTCTCTTAAGTTCCAGCTGTAACAGCCTTAGCACCTTGGCAGCTGTGAGCGTCAGATGTCTTCACTTGAACTGTCTTCCTTACGCACTTCAACCTGAAGCTTGCACTTGGCTAATGTCTACTTCTTCAGTTTAGTAGTTTCGGTGAAGACGTTTCCTCTTTTTagtcttattatttaaaaagcttTAATATATGTAGGGAGTTGGAAAGGGTTCAGATTGTTGGTTGTGATTGCAATTGCCTCATTAAGCCCCGTCCCAAGGAGGCCTTTTGAGTAAAGgcaaatttgaaaagaaataaacgAAAATTGAAATAGGGTAGTAGAAAAACTTAAGTGTGGGAACACACCCCATGAAGATGCAGTATCCGGACCAAAAAGGGACGGTGGCATGTTGCAAAAGTTCTTTGGGGCGACGAATCTTCAAATGAGTGTCATGACCTGGGAGTCTGGCAATCACACTGAAAAAACTGAGGCCATCTCTAAGTCACTTACTAGTgactttttttaaacttcagtCCCTAAGCGCCAGCGGGAGACAGGAAGCAGCTGCCGTCTTAAACCGCAGCCCTTGACCTCGGCGGCTGCAGACACGACCTGTCCCCTGAGGGAGCTGAGCGCTGAACCCACCCAGGCGCCTCGCAGCTCCCTCCGGGCCCTCGGGGCGGCCCGGCGCGCGCACGGCACGCTCGCCCCCAAGCGCGTGCGCGTGCGGCCCGGGCCGGGAGGCGCCGCTAGGGAAGCCGCGCCCGCAGCCGGCCGGCCGCTGACCCTGCTCTACACGCGTGTCGTCCTAACAAGTGCCTGTCTCACCAGTCGAGACGTTCTGATTCCTACGCAGAAATAGACCCATCGGAAAGGTGCGTTGTGAAGGACTGAAGGATGCTGAGCTTCACAATGGAAAGCAGAGGTCGGGCCAGGTTAGCACGACCGCGCAAGGGCGGATCCATTCAGGCACTGCCGAGGACAGCCGCATCCGGGCTTTCCTGCCGCAGGCTGCCCTCCGAGCCAGGGGTCCTTCAGGTAGGAGGTCCTGGGTGACTTTGGACGTCCGCTCAGCCGGGTTGCAGAAGCTGCTTGGCGTGTGTGTGTCCTGAGCTTGTGCTGCTGTCTCCGTGGAGGTAGGCCCCTGCCGCAAACATGCTCCGACAGATCATCGGGCAGGCCAAGAAGCACCCCAGCGTAAGTTCATGATCTTTTCCAGGGCGGCTTCTTGGTTGTCGTGCACCTGTCTCTATCCTCTGGGGACGTCCTCTTTTCACTGTTACTTGGGTTACACTGTGGTTGGCCTGACCTGGTTGTTCCAAGCCTTTTGTTTGCGACTGCTTACTCCTATTCACTGCGAGGTTTTACCTGAAGCAGAAGGTGGCAGACATCGGGGAGAAAGGTAAACATTCTGAGTGTTGGAACACTGGCCACGCTCTCTCAGATTGGTTGGTCCAAAGAGGGGTGGATGGTACACAGAGTGGGTAAGAATACAAGAGAGGTCAGGTTTGGTATGTTGATTTTCGAGGCTTTTATATTCACTGCATTGCACCACCAAGACTTCCGAAATATAAGGGATCTGCATTTTGGAATCCTCATTTTGCTTGGATACCTTGACATTTGcaatatttatttaagttttcttCACATCTCCCTTTTGCTCAGTAAAACTCCCTATGACAGTCCCCAAGACAACCAATTTTTTGCCTTAAGCCTGCTTTTCTAAATACTCAGCAAAATTAATAGAAATCCATTTTCAGAGTTGATTCATAAAACCAGTGCTTGTAACAAAACCTTTCTGTCAGCTAATTATGCCCTTTGTTTCACAGAGTTTATATTGTTCACAGAACTTTTCAGAGCCACTCTTTAGTAGTTTTTAAAGGGATTCCCTTCCTTCCAGCCTTACAGGAAGTACTTTCCATTACTTCCAGGGAAGTAATGAAATTGAATGGGAATATTGTTCAAATGTTACAGAAGTGAATGTACTttatatgatgatgatgatgatgatgatgttgattttatagacaggatttctctatgtagccctggctgtcctggaacttgctttgtagaccaggctggcctggaactcacagaaatctgcctgcctctatctcccaagtgctggaattaaaagtgtgcaccactaccacctggctcataGGATTATTTTTCCATAGAATTTTCTCCACATAAAGAAGTAAGAGTCTTAAACCAAAATCATTCTAATGTTTTTTTGTCAAGATCATACCTTTAGAATGCAATCAAAAGGAAACATTGCGTCCATCTAAGATCAACCTTTATTCACATTTTAGGACAAGTTAGTGAAATAGCAGATTTGGAAGTTCCTATATAGAAAGCAGTGCAGACTTATTTTGGACAAGACCAAGGAATGTGATGATGGCTACTACTTTTTGTCTGTTCTTCGTTCTAGTTGATTCCTCTCTTCGTGTTCATTGGAGCAGGAGGTACTGGAGCAGCGCTGTATGTGTTGCGCCTGGCGTTGTTCAATCCAGATGTCAGGTGAGTCTAGAGGTGTTAACTTTTCCATGGCTCAGGAAGCTGGCCTGGGGACCacagtcctgggagaggtaacacaggagacagggtttctctgtgtagctttagagcctgtcctagaactcagcctgtagcccaggctggcctcgaactcacagagatcctcctggctctgcctccctagtgctgggattaaaggcgtgtgccaccaccacctggctaacttAAGTCTTTCATTTTGAAGACTGGgataataattgttttgtttattcgtttgtttattgtttttgttgatgtttgagatagggcctcactgtgtatctctgactgtcctggaactcactgtgtagaccaggctagtctcaaagtcacagagatctgcctgcttctacctccccagtgctggaattaaaggcttgtgccaccatgcatggcaATAATTGCTTTTTATAAAATACTTAACCATGATTCCTGTCCTATGTGAATGTTTTATCTTCTTTCCAAAATAAACTTGATTGTTGTTGCAGTTAGAAAATGATTGATTAGGCATtctatatacttttatatattacCTAATGATACAATAGAAGATTTAATAAAAGTCAAATACAAACATTTCTGTTATAAAGAGGGGGATGAGGATATCCCAAAAGACTGTGTTCTTGATTTTTACCCGTTGTATTTGTATCTAACTATGAATTCTACTTCTGTTTAACTCTATAGTGAAAGTAATACCATACTATACCTACTAGAAAATGAGTTTGATCTATTCACAATACTAGCTCCTAAggaagtattttaaaaacactattGTAAGTAGTGTTTTATtactataataattaaaatattttattcattttagctgGGACAGGAAAAATAACCCAGAGCCTTGGAACAAACTGGGTCCCAATGAACAATATAAGGTAAGGTACAAAATTGCTAAACATTGCTGGAAAGCATGTTGTAACAGATACGTGGCTGTGTGGCAGTTTTCCTTGAAATGGGATATGCAAGTAAAATTCCATTATGGTAATGAACTTTGAAGAGCTCCTGCCGCTTTGCTGAGCTGGGATTGAGGGTTTGCATTTCATAAAGCTTCAGGTGCTACTGCTGTTGCTTTTGAAATATGGATAGCCTGGTCTCTTGGGTGGTTTGGTTGGCTCTCTCTTCTTGGTATGGCTCAGATATTTTAGGTGAGGATTAGtaggaagaaatgaaagtcagtagaaaattgagttttgtcATGAGCCTCATAGATAAGTTTTAACATCTTCCCAGAAGAGTGGTCTATGTAGCTACTCTTAGGAAGAATGCATTCATATGCCATGAGTATTGATTTCTCAAATATAACCTTTCTTATGTGTAATATTTTTCATGTAAACCCTTACATTGTCAAGAATTCAGGTATAATTTTCATACCATACAGAGTTCCTAATTCTCTCATGTGTTTTCTGTTACATAGAGCAGTTTCTAAGTCCCTAGCACTCAAGAGTCATACTGAGCCATGTTTGGCCAAGACTTGGGGAAAGTGTCTGTGGTGGAGATGGGTTTATATTACTGTATTACTTATATAAGATGGGTTCTTACTACTGTTTATAGcaactttttctatttttctttttgttttttcaagacagggtttctctctgtagctttttgcctttcctggaactcagcatgtagcccaggctggccttgaactcacagagatccgcctggctctgcctcccgagggctgggattacaggcgtacGCCACTTTAAAGATTATTCTTTACTCACTTTAAGTTGGCTTTTAAGTACGCAAGCTGCTGTCCTTTAAAGATAGAACTAGAAATTCACTAGCCAAGCTGAACCAAGCCATCTGGTATGTCTTTTAACGTTTGCTCAGGAAACAATAGACAGGCATtctcattcattattttttttttttttttttttttttttttttttggtttttcgagacagggtttctctgtgtagctttgcgcctttcctggagctcacttggtagcccaggctggcctcgaactcacaaagatccgcctggctctgcctcccgagtgctgggattaaaggcgtgcgccaccaccgcccggcctcattcATTATTTTGATTTAGGAATTTTAGTACCAGTTTTTCTGAGGGGAAATGTATCTGCATGTAAGAAACATTAGGAAGGAGAACAAAGAAGGAGAATTTGGTTGTTTGACCAAAGAGCATATTGGGGTATTCGATATATGTATTTCAGAAAATGTACCAGATAATTCCAATAGTTGTGCCAGTTATCAGTGCCTTGGAATAGGAAGACGGGCTGATGTGAGGCTGTGTTAACTAGAAATGTATTGTTTATTTGTTAAGACCCTGATGTTTGTTGCATAGCTTGAGCCTTGGGTGCTTATGGCTCATAGGGGTTAGAAATTGAAGAACGCTGTTGTATTATAGTAGAAATGAAGAGAGCGAAATCGGGATATAAATTCTACTTATTTTTGCTTCTAAACCCAAACAGTGAGGTAAACTAGGTTATTTTCACCATAGTTGATTTTTCTGTTACCTAAAGAGAATTTTTTTGaggaccaggtttctctgtatagtttagGCTGTCCAGTAAcccagtctgtagaccaggctggccttgcattcagagatctacctgcctctgcatcccaagtgttgggattaaaagcatgtgccagaATTTGTGGCTTCACCTAAAAGAATTGTATTTATCTGGCCCACAGACATCAGACTTAGCCATATGACTTTCTATGACAAACAATGAGATGAAAAGATGGTATTtaccacttttaaaatattttgatttgccccactgttctttccatttctcttgagAACCAGAGTGGCATATAAGGGCTTCTCATCAAACTTAAGACTGGAATGAAATGAGTGTGGAGTAATTGACTTAAAAACAGCAatgggaataaaaaaaataaaagtttattgtGTTAAGATGCTAAGATTTGTggtggctatgataaaaaaaataccatagaTAGGGAAGCTTAGGCAACAGAAATTTGTCACCATTGTGGAGCTGGGAAGTGTGAGACCAAGGTGCCAGTCAGTTCTGTTCCTGATGAAGATCCTCTTGCTGGATGCTTTCACAAGAGGAAAAGAGGTAGACACTGCCCTGTTTTTCTGTTGTAAAGAAAACAGTCTAGTTGTGAAGGCCCTGCCCTCATGACCTAATTACCTTCCAAAGTCTCAGTTTCTAAATATCATTATCCCATTGGGGCTAGAATTTCAACAGAAATCTCAGGAGGACATGAATATTCTGTTCGTAAAAGGAATTTATTGGTTCCCCAAAGCAGAAACAACAAGAGATTAGAGAAAGATGGGATTTAAGGATTAGCAGCCCAGCAATACGTCAATGAAAGAAGTGCTTCAAAGGCAGGATCAGATAGAGCAATCTAGGATGCTTTCATGGTGACCTGGTAAGTTGAGAAAAGCAGCAGAGGTGTGGAAATGAAAAAAGTAAATCAGATTCCAAAATTACTTCAGAGAGAATTTGAAGTACAGAGCAGGTACATCAGAAGCCTATTAGCTttcaggaaatatatatatatatatatatatattgttgagacaaggtctttccacatagtcctggctgtcctggaactcactctgttgaccaacCTGGCACTGAATTCACAGATACCTGCCTGcctctttgcctccagagtgctgggattaaaggcatgcatcactacttCTGGCAAAGTAGTTGGTTTAAGGAGTAGCCATGGGTGTCTTGGAACTTAATATGTAGaccacttgaactcacagagatccacctgcctctgccccacaaaTGCTGAATTTGAAGGTGTACACCAACACACCTGGCTatggctttgtttttaaatatttatttttattattttgaattacatgtatgagtgcaggtgccagctGAGACTACAcatgtcagagcccctggagctagagtcaccaaggtggtttgtgagccaccccacatgggtgctgggaactgaactctgagcCTTTAGATGAGTGGTACATGCTTTCagccattaagccatctctccagccttttagTTTAGTCAGTTTTAAGTAACCTATAATTTGATCCTCAGTTGGATTTATATAAAGCAGTAAAAATGCAGAGGATGATTAATATAAACAGAGCAGCTGAACATTGTTGGCATCTATTAGATGTTTATTTTCTGCTTAATATGTATTATACCTGTGTATCCATCTGAAAATATCCTAATGTTATGTGAACACGTTAGAAACCTAGTTGTCTAGAtaaattgattctttttttctttttgggggcttttagttttttcgagacagggcttctctgtagctttggagcatgttcctggaactcactatgtagactaggctggccttgaactcacagagatccccctgcctctgcctcccaagtgctggggttaaaggcgtgtgccaccactgcccaacggTAAATTGATTCCTAACAAGACAGTCAGAGCAAAAATTATTTCTggtttacttaaattttctttgcaaGTAACCCCagatctatgtgtatgtatgaaggATGACATAGTAATATGCTTTACAActtggagatttttctttttaaaaaatcaggtaaGGGGCTGAGGATGaggttcagctggtaaagtggttgcctagcatgtgcaaagccttaTGTGTAGTCCACAGCACCCTTAGAACtaagtgtggtggcatatgcctgtcaCTCTAGTGCCAGAGAGGAGGAGAACGTCAACTCTTATGATCATCCTCAGACACAGCATGGAGGCCACCCTAGGCTGTGTGAGACCCTCCCTCACACAGTGAAGAAGTATATGTGTGAAGGAAAGGGGATTTGAAGAAATCTATTTGGGAACAGATTTGTGAaccatttgtatattttttcacAGTGCTGTGACTTTGAACTAGATATCAGTCCTGAAATCCTCCCTTAATACAAACTGTCTTAGTCACGGTTCCATTGCTGCGAAGAGAtttcatgaccaaagcaattcaTATGAAAGGGCATTTCATTgggggcttccttacagtttcagaggcttgggCCATTATTATCTTGGCAGGGATCATGGTGgcaaagcaggcatggtgctggagaatgtaTCTGGGAACTACATCCTCATCTacaagcagaggaggagaattgGGCTTGGAATGGGccttggaacctcaaagcccaccctcagtgactcacttcctccaacaaggccacaactaaTCTTCTAATCATGCTCAgggagttccactccctggtgactaagcagtAACATACGAACCGATGGGGCCATTCAAACCAGCAGACAAACTCTGGAGAAAATGTTTATAATTCTTTTGAAGATAAATTGAGTAATCTTCAAGGAATTGTAGCATTATCTTCTCAATTTTCTTTAGCCTAAGAATAAGTAAAACtaagataattttttatttgtttcttccagTAGAAATTCTAGATCAGTTTCAAATATATcactaaaaaacaacaacaaagaaaacttaCTAGGAGTTAGACATTGTTTAGCACTATCACaggaaaatttatttctaaaatgaatcttaattgattgtaaagaaatatttagaaatctTAAACTTGTATAAATGCCTTATTATTTAAAAGCTATCACCAAGCCAGGcagtgcacgcccttaatcccagcactctggaggcagagccaggcggatctcggtgagttcgaggccagcttggtctagagagggagatccaggacaggcaccaaaactacacagaggaaccctgtctccagaaaaacaaaacaaaacaaaacaaaagctatcaCCAATAGTGACTGGCAGGCGTCAAAATTCAGAAAACCTATTAGAAAAAGACAGTTGCAGCTGAAAAATTGCATAAGCTATAAAGCGTTACATTACTAGCTTCCCTTTTGATTCAGGGTCTTATATGTCACacatacaggttttttttttggtttgttttcttttgtttgttcatatttccaagacagggtttctctgtgtagccctggctgccctggaactcactctgtagaccaggctggccttgaacttacagagatctgtctacttctgcctccttagtgttgggattaaaggtgtttgctaccatgcccagctcaaacATGCAGTTCTTTATCCAAATGACAGCTCTATACATTTCCCatggaaatgaagtaaaaatttaGAGTTAGAAGTACGCATCAGAAggaattaatatttatatatatatatatttattcattttgcaatGGATAATCTTTATGGGTCTGACTAGTAGAGTATACTCAAACTATAGATTGGATGCTTTATTTACTTCACCAAAACCATCTCTCTTGAAACATTGCAATTTTAGATAATgtattttcttgtgtgtatattatatttacatcattaaatattcttcttaaaattttctttcctgaGTTCTTGCTTGAAAAAGTTGAGGAAACAAATTCTAAATCTTGTGTGCTATGTCTGTCATTGGTaatctaaaatataatttttttttccaagttctaCTCAGTGAATGTGGACTACAGCAAACTGAAGAAAGAGGGCCCCGACTTCTAAACCATGAAGTTCACCGTAAAGCTGCTTATAATGAAGGTCTTTCAGAAGCCATCCGCACAATTTCCCACTTAACCAGGAAGTACTCCTCTGAATGCATGAAATCATGTTGATTTTTTGGAGTTTATTACACTGATGAATAAATCTCTGAAACTTGATACGTGTCATTATTTAATGGTGAAAATCCATGTGAGACTTTATGGCTAGGATAAAATACTAAAATTGAAAGAATCTCTTGAATtatcctgctgtgtgtgtgtgtgtgtgtgtatgtgtgtgtgtgtgtgtaggcccaaAAAAggtaacttcaaaatggaaattgGAAATTAAACAAAGGTTAAACAAAGGAATATTGGGGAGAATATTCAAGCCTTTGTTAAATGAACAAACGGGAGTCCATTACATGTTGGTCAACACTGCTGAACATGAGGCtcccctggagtggttgatataccaagtgtcactccactggagaagagcaattttccctctcccagcaggtataaacTACAATTCAGTTGTTAACATTCATCCTAAGttaggttttcattcattatctttaaatatacagaaataaaatagaagatacAACAAAAattatcatatcaaagttggacaagacaaactaagagaaggaaaagaacctaAAAATAATAGACCCACTTATTTGCACTCAGgaattatgtaaaaatataaaaatactaaactggaagtCATTATATACGCGCACGAACCTGGTACAGACCTGTGAAGGCCCTATGAATGCTGCTTTAGTCTCGTGAGTTCATAaaagctttgctcatgttgatttagatggtcttgttttcttggtgtcctccataccctctggctcttacattctctccctctttctccaggTTTCCTGAGctcaggggagggatttgatagagatcccatttagggctggatGTTCCCTAGTCTCTCACTTCaaaatgtctgactgtgggtctctgtatttgttcccatctgctgcagaagcaagcttctctgatgatggctgaataaggcactgatttctgagtatagcagaatgtcattaggagacattttatcgatactttttttttttttttttttttttgtttttcaagacggtttctctgtgtagttttgtgcctttcctggatctctctctgtaggccaggctggcttcgaactcagagattcttcagtgctgggattaaaggcgagcgccaccactgccccgctcgatacatttttgtttttgaaccattattatttggttttaccttaggtccctgggctatctagtttcagattcttggtcacccagtgtcaggtatgggttccatcacatggagtgggtcttaagtcaaatcagttatcAATTAGTTACTTCTACAGCTTGTGCCCCCATTGCCCTAACACATCTTGCAAGCAGTACACTAGTGTAGATAAAGGGTTTGTGTCTGGCTTGCTGTTTCTCTTGATAGTTTGTAgtgtaccttcctgtaccaaagatgctgcAACATAAGGAAGAAGATtgtatgtaggcaccagctcaacatcACAtgcaatgagttgtataggtgttgtcttcagcaatggggccttgtcGTCAGTTTGTAGAGCGAAACCTATATATAGTCTTAGCAACAACCTGGGTTGTTTTGGGGATTCCCGTTGGACTTCTTTGGCcagcaactcaattagatgtaactgGGAGCttcctttggtgacaagagatggccagttgggactcttGTCTCCCCAGTTATTTGTCAATTTcttttagatcaccttcatatgtgtgtatattttagt includes the following:
- the Coxfa4 gene encoding cytochrome c oxidase subunit NDUFA4 gives rise to the protein MLRQIIGQAKKHPSLIPLFVFIGAGGTGAALYVLRLALFNPDVSWDRKNNPEPWNKLGPNEQYKFYSVNVDYSKLKKEGPDF